Proteins from a genomic interval of Pecten maximus chromosome 13, xPecMax1.1, whole genome shotgun sequence:
- the LOC117341146 gene encoding uncharacterized protein LOC117341146, producing MFSTLARHLPRSTSAIRNGGLTKCIKIKRPISYKIRKMQNKDLPAVNRILESEKWVMEKAYTECAFKTDPTGFFVAEKDDGEIIGSHGYLSHTKDMATMGLWMVKKEYRNSNVGLQLYGKIHQAVGNSNLGTFVWPYYEEKIKEEHGVKPNKAYMTWYNYGHIDQRTCKNKVKEDFTVVPVAQASLSDLLRYDTDIHKLAREDYMKNWIEHDKSKTYVAMREGKVCGYGVLRSQDSYNQIAPLYADDKSVAKGLFRHLAGEVPTGEKVGFSSPFENSSATEFAAINKMMKPGIPLIMVYKGEPVDVDTDKVYAVSSNSFGTC from the exons ATGTTTAGTACTCTCGCCCGACATTTACCGAGATCTACATCAGCCATACGCAATGGAGGCCTCACAAAATG caTCAAGATTAAAAGACCAATCTCGTACAAAATACGAAAAATGCAAAACAAGGATTTGCCAGCGGTCAACAGAATTCTAGAGAGTGAGAAATGGGTAATGGAGAAGGCCTACACGGAGTGTGCCTTTAAAACTGATCCAACGGGATTCTTTGTCGCGGAGAAAGACGACGGGGAAATTATAG GATCACACGGATATCTCTCTCACACCAAAGACATGGCTACGATGGGCTTATGGATGGTGAAAAAGGAATACAGAAATTCCAATGTTGGATTGCAGTTATACGGAAAAATTCATCAGGCTGTAGGGAACAGTAACCTTGGGACATTCGTTTGGCCATATTATGAAGAGAAGATCAAGGAGGAACATGGAGTCAAACCCAACAAAGCATACATGACTTGGTACAACTACGGACACATAGATCAACGGACGTGTAAGAATAAGGTAAAAGAGGATTTCACAGTGGTACCTGTAGCACAGGCTAGTCTATCTGACCTTCTCAGGTATGATACCGACATACACAAACTGGCTAGAGAGGACTACATGAAGAACTGGATAGAACATGACAAGTCTAAGACATATGTAGCAATGCGCGAGGGAAAGGTGTGCGGATATGGAGTATTGAGGTCTCAGGACTCTTACAACCAGATAGCTCCTTTGTATGCAGATGACAAAAGCGTGGCGAAGGGATTGTTTCGTCATCTTGCAGGAGAAGTTCCCACGGGTGAAAAGGTAGGATTTTCCAGTCCGTTTGAAAATTCCTCTGCTACAGAGTTCGCGGcaataaataaaatgatgaaaCCAGGAATTCCTCTCATCATGGTGTACAAGGGTGAGCCAGTCGATGTGGATACGGACAAAGTATATGCTGTATCATCGAACTCATTTGGAACATGTTAG
- the LOC117340257 gene encoding uncharacterized protein LOC117340257 → MSCVSPYSYNTGLDSCLYLSAEEDKDTWEEADQFCQDIAGHLVVAETGSQQLALGALIGSNIGDYWVGASWDSNIGYYVWFSGFVMKTATPLTEGCLKIDDTGVFSVGDCGNDFKFVCESI, encoded by the exons ATGAGCTGTGTATCACCGTACAGCTACAACACCGGCCTTGACTCGTGTTTGTACCTTAGTGCTGAAGAAGACAAAGATACCTGGGAGGAAGCTGATCAGTTCTGTCAAGACATAGCCGGTCATTTGGTTGTCGCCGAAACTGGTTCACAACAGCTGGCTTTAGGGGCGTTGATTGGTTCAAACATTGGcg ATTACTGGGTCGGAGCATCGTGGGATAGCAATATAGGCTACTATGTCTGGTTTTCTGGATTCGTTATGAAAACCGCTACACCTTTAACAGAGGGATGTTTAAAAATTGACGATACGGGTGTCTTTTCTGTGGGTGACTGCGGAAACGATTTTAAGTTTGTATGCGAGTCAATATGA
- the LOC117341145 gene encoding uncharacterized protein LOC117341145: MFSTLARHLPRSTSAIRNGGLTKCIKIKRPISYKIRQMQNKDLPAVNRILESEKWVMEKAYTECAFKTDPTGFFVAEKDDGEIIGSHGYLSHTKDMATMGLWMVKKEYRNSNVGLQLYGKIHQAVGNSNLGTFVWPYYEEKIKEEHGVKPNKAYMTWYNYGHIDQRTCKNKVKEDFTVVSLAQASLSDLLRYDTDIHKLAREDYMKNWIEHDKSKTYVAMREGKVCGYGVLRSQDSYNQIAPLYADDKSVAKGLFRYLAREVPAGEKVGFSSPFENSSATEFAAINKMMKPGIPLVMVYKGEPVDVDTDKVFAVSSNSFGTC, from the exons ATGTTTAGCACTCTCGCCCGACATTTACCGAGATCTACATCAGCCATACGCAATGGAGGCCTCACAAAATG caTCAAGATTAAAAGACCAATCTCGTACAAAATACGACAAATGCAAAACAAGGATTTGCCAGCGGTCAACAGAATTCTAGAGAGTGAGAAATGGGTAATGGAGAAGGCCTACACGGAATGTGCCTTTAAAACTGATCCAACGGGATTCTTTGTCGCGGAGAAAGACGACGGGGAAATTATAG GATCACACGGATATCTCTCTCACACCAAAGACATGGCTACGATGGGCTTATGGATGGTGAAAAAGGAATACAGAAATTCCAATGTTGGATTGCAGTTATACGGAAAAATTCATCAGGCTGTAGGGAACAGTAACCTTGGGACATTCGTTTGGCCATATTATGAAGAGAAGATCAAGGAGGAACATGGAGTCAAACCCAACAAAGCATACATGACTTGGTACAACTACGGACACATAGATCAACGGACGTGTAAGAACAAGGTAAAAGAGGATTTCACAGTGGTATCTTTAGCACAGGCTAGTCTATCTGACCTTCTCAGGTATGATACCGACATACACAAACTGGCTAGAGAGGACTACATGAAGAACTGGATAGAACATGACAAGTCTAAGACATATGTAGCAATGCGCGAGGGAAAGGTGTGTGGATATGGAGTATTGAGGTCTCAGGACTCCTACAACCAGATAGCTCCTCTATATGCAGATGACAAAAGCGTGGCGAAGGGGTTGTTTCGTTATCTTGCAAGAGAAGTTCCCGCAGGTGAAAAGGTAGGATTTTCTAGTCCTTTTGAGAATTCCTCAGCTACAGAATTCGCGGCtataaataaaatgatgaaaCCAGGAATTCCCCTCGTCATGGTGTACAAGGGTGAGCCAGTCGATGTGGATACGGACAAAGTATTTGCTGTATCATCGAACTCGTTTGGAACATGTTAG